In Exiguobacterium acetylicum, the genomic stretch AGTACATCTACTTCCAAACACTTCGATCTGTTTTTTTTCGTCAATCGAGTTGCTTCGTCGGAGCTAAGACGATTTCCCGGATGTTGACATGTTGTGGTTGCTCGAAGGCGAATAAGACGGTATCCGCGACGACTTGCGGATCGAGTCCACCATCAATCGATTGTTTCCATTCGTTGTAGCCGTCCTTGATCGCGTCACTTGTCGTATGACCGAGTAATTCCGTCTCGACGACTCCTGGTGCGATCGTCATGACGCGGACACCGTGAGACGCGACTTCACTTCGGACGTTCTCACTCATCGCGTGGACGGCGAATTTCGTACCGACGTACGCGGCGTGGTCGGCGAACGTCTTTTTACCGGCAATCGAGCTTATGTTGATGATTGTGCCGGTCTTGCGCTCCACCATCGACGGAAGGACGGCTTGCATGCCGTGTAAGACACCGAGCGCGTTGACATCAAACATCTCTTCCCATTCTTCCGCGTCTTGTGTCTCGATTTGACCGAGTAACATCCGTCCTGCATTATTGATGATGGCTTCGACCGGTCCGAACGCTTCCGTCGCGTCTGCTAAAGCAGCATCGAGGGCTGCTCGGTCGGTGGCTGCGACTTGGCGAATCAAGACATCGTCTGAAGCAAGGCTTTCAAGACGGTCAATCCGGCGTCCGAGCAATAAGACGCGGTACCCTTTCTGAATGAACGTTCGCGCAATCGCATGCCCGATTCCTGACGTAGCACCTGTGATGGCAATGAATCCTGTTTTCATGATATCGTCTCCTTATTATTTGGTATGATAGAGTGAAGATAACAGAGGGAAACCAATCCGAGAAGTACGCACTTTTAGGTCAGTCGGTTACCTTTTGGTAAGGGAGGGGACGGTATGCCGTATTTAAATGAGTTCGATGCGACGATGCGTCAGATTCAAGGCAAGTGGAAAGTGATGATCTTGTACGAGCTGCATGAGGAAGGTGCGGTGCGGTTTAATACACTCGAGCGTTATATCCAGGACGTCTCACCGAAGACGCTGACACAGCAATTGAAGCAACTCGAACAAGATGGCTTGATTACGCGGACCATCTACCCAGAGATCCCACCCCGCGTCGAATATGCCTTGAGCGAAAAAGGAATCTCCTTGATTCCCTTACTTGATGCGATTTGCGACTGGGGACTCGCGACGACACCACGCAACCAATTGCTCCGCACATTATGCGACGAGGAAGCCCCCGCTCCATGAGCAGGGGCTTTTCGTTAGCGTTCGATTTGTTCCCGTACTTGACGGCGGAACGTCTGAATGTCGTAAGCCGGTTCACTTGGACTGAACTCGATTCCGTCAATCAGACGCGCGTTTGATGACGCATCCGGGAACTCGATCCGTGTCAGCCATTCAAGCGTCGTCTCTTCATGGCGTCTTGGGAAGGCTTGCTCGAGTTGAGAGGCAATCTTCAGAAACGGATGATGACTATGCCGCTTTGGCACATGCGCCCGTGCCGGCTTGGAGTGCTTGACGGTTTGCTCTCTTTCGATGGCTATGACTTTCCGCTTCCGGATGACATAAAGTGTAACTGCAACTAAGATGACAGTCAGAAGCGTCGTCGCAATCCAAATCCAATCCGGTGTTCCTGCCTGGACCGTTGCTTGCTTCACTTCTTTGACGCCTTTAATGTTTTCAAGTCCCATTGCCCGGTTCGTCATCGTGTCCGCTTCCCGACCAAGTGGCTCCGTCCAAAGGAACAACGAACCAAATGCTTCAAATAGTGGACGAATCGCACTCGTGACGGATCCGATGAGCGCTTCTTTCGTAAGCCGGAAGACGACAGCGATGATCAACCCCGCGCTAAGTACGAGCGCGACCGTCGGGAAGATACGCCGCCATTCTGTCATGTACGTGACGACGAATGGATACGCGACGACGAAGAGCAGAAGTAAAAAGGCGCCAATCGGTGGTGTCACTCCCGGGAACAATACCATTACGACGCCGATGACCATCGCACTCGTAGCGTATCGCCACGCCGAATCGACCGTATCAAGAAACGCGGACCAGGCGACGAAGACGAGCGCTAAGACGCTAGCTACGGGAGAGAGGAAATATAAGGATCCCGCTACGAGTAGCTGTAATCCGATGCGAAGCGAACGATGTGGGACGAAGGCAAGTGCCGGAAGAGCGACCGCGAGATAGAACGGAACCGGTAATAGACTCGCAAGGAATATCCACCAGAGAATCATGCGCTCACTCCTTTCTGCCGGTGACCGAGATGGATCTCCGCCGTCGTCGACGGTACACTACGTTGCAATCGCTTCGTGAAGTACCGGCGTTCGAGCGGTAGATCGTATTCGGAAATCCGAGCAAGGCATTCCATCGTCCGTAGGAATTGATGTTTTCCCGTCCCAGACGGAACATGATACCACTGCCCGGATCGGTTGACCATCGAAATCCAGAGGCTGTAGGAAGCCCCTTGTTTCTCGAGTTCACGGATGATCGTCGCGGCACGCGATAACAGTTTCTCGAAGTCCGCGCGGAGGGCGAGTCCGTCTGCGGACAAGCCATCAACGATGACGGCATAATCATGGTTACGTTTCCGGTCATATTGATACGAGTACAGCTCATTCGTCTTCGCATAAGCGGACCAGTAGATCGACTTCGCATCTCCGGAGTAAGGAACGACGGAGTGGAAACTCGAGCGATCGGTGAACGGACTCGAGCGATCAATCGTCTCACCGGGAATCATCCGCTCATTCCACTCGACCGACGCTGGTGCAAAGTCAGGGAAGACATGACCCAGCTCTTGGATATCAAGCGTCACATAGATTGTGATCAAATGAAACGGATCCGAGATCATGACGTCAAACGACTGAATGCGAATCGTTCCCCGGTGAGCAGCAATGACATCGATTGAAAATGGCACAATCGTCTGTTTGCTGACATATAAGTGTTGACGCCAAAATTGACTACTCGCATCAGGAAGCTTGATCTGATCCCCGAGCAACCCAGAGATCGTGATGCGACCGAGTGGTAACTTCGTTGGGTTCGATAACTCGAACGGTATCTGGATCGTTTCCTCTCGAAAAGCGCGAACGGTCTCAAGGAGGCGGACGCGAAGCCGCTTCGCAACGTATTCGAGATAATACGGCATCACCCAGCCATATAATGTATAGGCGAGTAGTAAAGCCGCGATCCAGACAGGACCATAGAGCCCGACGATGACGCCACTTGCACCTGTCATCGTAAGAATGATGAGGTTAAAGCCTTTTGGTATGATCAATTGCATGATTACACCTCAGTCGGAACAGTGAGTGAATCGAGAACCTGCTCGACGAGACGTTCGTTCGATAGCTTCAGCGTCGCTTCGAGCGTCAAGACGAGACGGTGGGCAAGCAATGGCGGTGCCAAGTGCTTGACGTCCTCTGGTGTGACGTACGTCCGCTCCTGCATCCAGGCCCGTGCTTTTGCTGCTTTTAAGAGTGCGAGCGTCGCTCGTGGACTCGGTCCGATCTCAACGTCACGATGGGCGCGGAGTGCGTCACAGACGTCAAGTAAGTAGTTTTCGACGCTATCGTCGATCGAGACGGCGGTGACTTCCTCTTTCCAGTCATTGAGTTGTTCGAGCGGAATCTGTAATTCGGCTGCTGTTAAGTGTGCTCCACGTAATAATGCTTTTTCTGCTTGACGTGTTAGCGGAGCGAACGACAACTTGAACAAGAAACGGTCGAGTTGGGCATGCGGCAGTGGGAATGTGCCGTGTCCATCAAACGGATTTTGTGTCGCGATGACAAGAAAGTGTTGCGGTAACGTATAAGACGTATCCCCGATTGTCACTTGTCCTTCCGCCATTGCCTCGAGCAATGCTGATTGTGTTCGTGGCGTCGTCCGGTTAATTTCATCGACGAGGACGATATTCGCGAACAGCGGACCAAACCGTTGTTCAAACGATCCTGTCAGCGGGTTGAACAGTTCCATCCCAAGCAGATCGGTCGGTAACGTATCCGCTGTACATTGAATACGTGAGAACTTCGCTTCGAGTGTCTGCGCCAGTGCTTTTGCTAGTGTCGTCTTACCAGTCCCCGGACGGTCTTCGAGCAACACATGGCCTTCCGCGAGCAAGCCCATCAATAAATGATCAATCACATCGTCCTGACCAAGAACAGATTGTTTGAGTGATGTACGTAACGTTTGAAACATAGATGATTCCCCCTTTAAGATGCATCGTATTTCTAAAGTGTACGAAAATTCAGAAAAAACCGCTAGTGATTTTCCAGGAATCACGCATAAAGAAATACGTCTATCTTTTATACTACCAGTTTCATCCAAAAGTTTCGTGAAATATCAAAAAATTTAAAGAAGGATTAGTGAAGTCACTTAGCGAATAAAATATATAAGGTTGTTAAGAGAAGGGGGAATGGACTCATGAAACACCATACTACGGAATCCGCTACTACTCCAATCAATCGACATGACATCGCCCATAGTCCGCTCGATGATTACCAACGTATCGTCGCTGGAGGACCCCCGAATCGCCGAGCCTTTGCCGCGATTCGTCGGCTCCCATTCGGATTACGTTTGCTGACGTATACGATCGGTTCCTTATTCACAGCAGGCATCATCGCTGGACTCGTCATCAGTTTACTGGGTTAAAAAAGACTCCCTCAGCGTACCGAGGGAGTCCCATCATTCTTCAAAGAGGTCATCCATCAATGCGGTGATCTCTTTTTTACGTGCGTTCGTCTCGTCGCGTAAGATCCGAATCGAGCGTCCGGTCCAGTCAAGTCGGTCGCCGATCGTTGCCTGGCGCGGCAAACGACTTTTCGGTAATGTGATCGTCTCACGGTCGTCGGTTTCGCAAATCGCTAGATCGTCTTCAAAATCAGCTAGGGTCAATCGCATCTGATGCACCTCCACGTCTCGTTATTCCGGTCGTAAATCGGTCCGGTTCGATTCCTTGATACCGTCACCGGTCGAGATATACTGAATCGTTCCACTTTGATCGGTTCGGTCAATCGTGATCTGTTCTGCTTTCAGTTCCTGTAAGACGGAGGGACGCGGGTGACGGTAAGCATTATCCTTTCCGGCTGAGATCAACGCTCGCTTCGGATCAACGGCTTGCAGGAAGGGCAGGGAGGACGATGTGTCTGCTCCGTGATGCCCAAGCTTCAAGACATCGGCGCTAAGATCGGCATTTGACTCAAGCAATTGTCGTTCCGTCCGGATCGGTGCGTCGCCCATGAAGAGGAACCGATCCTGTCCATGTTCGACCCGCAGGACGGCACTCCAACTGTTAAGATCCTGTGTCCCGTCCGTTAGGGGTGCAAGGAACGTAAAGCGTGCGGCTTCACTCGGTATCTTAAGACCCGCCTTGACCGACTTGATCGTCACTCCTTCGCGTTTGACGGCTAGAAGGAAATCGCGGTACGTCTCCGTCGTATGCGTGACACGCGGGGCATAGACGCTGTCGACTGGAAAGGCATCGAGGACGGTATCGAGTCCACCGATATGATCGGCGTCCGGATGTGTCGCGATGATCGCTGTTAAGCGTTTAACTCCCAATTCTTGCAGGTAGCGGACGACATCCTCGCCTTTACCGTTATTCCCACCGTCAATCAAGATCGCGTCTTCCTTCGTCCGGATGAACGTGCTATCTCCTTGACCGACGTCAAAACCATAGACCTCCATCTGTCCTGCCGTTGGGGCAGGGGGCTCTTCATCCCGGGTCGTGTA encodes the following:
- a CDS encoding DUF58 domain-containing protein; protein product: MQLIIPKGFNLIILTMTGASGVIVGLYGPVWIAALLLAYTLYGWVMPYYLEYVAKRLRVRLLETVRAFREETIQIPFELSNPTKLPLGRITISGLLGDQIKLPDASSQFWRQHLYVSKQTIVPFSIDVIAAHRGTIRIQSFDVMISDPFHLITIYVTLDIQELGHVFPDFAPASVEWNERMIPGETIDRSSPFTDRSSFHSVVPYSGDAKSIYWSAYAKTNELYSYQYDRKRNHDYAVIVDGLSADGLALRADFEKLLSRAATIIRELEKQGASYSLWISMVNRSGQWYHVPSGTGKHQFLRTMECLARISEYDLPLERRYFTKRLQRSVPSTTAEIHLGHRQKGVSA
- a CDS encoding DUF3006 domain-containing protein: MRLTLADFEDDLAICETDDRETITLPKSRLPRQATIGDRLDWTGRSIRILRDETNARKKEITALMDDLFEE
- a CDS encoding AAA family ATPase gives rise to the protein MFQTLRTSLKQSVLGQDDVIDHLLMGLLAEGHVLLEDRPGTGKTTLAKALAQTLEAKFSRIQCTADTLPTDLLGMELFNPLTGSFEQRFGPLFANIVLVDEINRTTPRTQSALLEAMAEGQVTIGDTSYTLPQHFLVIATQNPFDGHGTFPLPHAQLDRFLFKLSFAPLTRQAEKALLRGAHLTAAELQIPLEQLNDWKEEVTAVSIDDSVENYLLDVCDALRAHRDVEIGPSPRATLALLKAAKARAWMQERTYVTPEDVKHLAPPLLAHRLVLTLEATLKLSNERLVEQVLDSLTVPTEV
- a CDS encoding SDR family oxidoreductase; translation: MKTGFIAITGATSGIGHAIARTFIQKGYRVLLLGRRIDRLESLASDDVLIRQVAATDRAALDAALADATEAFGPVEAIINNAGRMLLGQIETQDAEEWEEMFDVNALGVLHGMQAVLPSMVERKTGTIINISSIAGKKTFADHAAYVGTKFAVHAMSENVRSEVASHGVRVMTIAPGVVETELLGHTTSDAIKDGYNEWKQSIDGGLDPQVVADTVLFAFEQPQHVNIREIVLAPTKQLD
- a CDS encoding ComEC/Rec2 family competence protein, with protein sequence MKWGSTILLALCLIVIFYTTRDEEPPAPTAGQMEVYGFDVGQGDSTFIRTKEDAILIDGGNNGKGEDVVRYLQELGVKRLTAIIATHPDADHIGGLDTVLDAFPVDSVYAPRVTHTTETYRDFLLAVKREGVTIKSVKAGLKIPSEAARFTFLAPLTDGTQDLNSWSAVLRVEHGQDRFLFMGDAPIRTERQLLESNADLSADVLKLGHHGADTSSSLPFLQAVDPKRALISAGKDNAYRHPRPSVLQELKAEQITIDRTDQSGTIQYISTGDGIKESNRTDLRPE
- a CDS encoding winged helix-turn-helix transcriptional regulator, giving the protein MPYLNEFDATMRQIQGKWKVMILYELHEEGAVRFNTLERYIQDVSPKTLTQQLKQLEQDGLITRTIYPEIPPRVEYALSEKGISLIPLLDAICDWGLATTPRNQLLRTLCDEEAPAP